The Vibrio agarivorans genome contains the following window.
CTCACGGCTGCGGATCTCACCGATCAAGATCATATCTGGCGCCTGACGCAGAGAGTTTTTGAGTGCGACTTCAAAGCTCTCAGTATCCAAACCCACTTCACGCTGAGTCACAATACAACGTTTATGCTCATGCACAAACTCGATAGGATCCTCTACCGTCAGAATATGCCCTGTTCGATGACTATTTCGATAACCTGTCATTGCTGCCATCGTAGTAGACTTACCCGATCCCGTTGCACCAACCACCAATACCAAACCTCGTTTAGCAATGGAAAGATCTTGCAACACCTCGGGTAGCTTCAGCTCATCAAAAGTGGGGATATTGGTTTCAATTCGGCGAATCACCGCGCCAGGCAGTTCTCTTTGATAGAACGCACTGACACGAAAACGGCCGATATCACGCACAATGGCAAAGTTGGCTTCACGCTGTTGATGATAATCACTACGTCGAGACTCATCCATCATCGACTCTAACAAAGCCAGCACATCTTGCTCACTCAGTTTCTCACCTTGTGCTTTTAGCTCCCCATCGACTCGAAATAGCACAGGAGCTCCCACGGTGATGTAGAGATCCGAAGCTTTATTCTCCAGCATCCCTTGCAGGAAGGTATCGATATTCATTTCTGCAGACGACATAGCAACTCCTTAAAAAATCGGTGCTGAATCGGTTTCAATTTTGCGTGCGACTTCATCAGGATCCACCACACCCTGTGCTAATAGCTGTTTAGAGTTCTGCTCCATCGTTTGCATGCCGTGTGCTGCGCCTGTCTGAATGATCGAGTACATCTGCGCGACCTTATCTTCACGGATCAAGTTACGAATTGCCGGTGTTGCCATCATGATCTCATGACAAGCCACACGTCCGCCTCCAACTCGTTTAAGAAGTTTTTGCGCAATAACGGCACGTAAAGACTCCGAAAGCATCGAACGTACCATGTCTTTATCACTACCAGGGAACACATCAATAATTCGGTCAATCGTCTTGGCTGCTGAACTGGTGTGCAGAGTACCAAACACTAAGTGCCCGGTTTCTGCTGCTGTTAGCGCTAGACTGATCGTCTCTTGATCGCGCAACTCTCCGACTAGAATAACGTCTGGATCTTCACGCAAAGCACTACGCAGCGCATTCTTAAAGCTGTGCGTATCTCGATGCACTTCACGTTGGTTGATCAAACATTTGTTGTTGGTATGCACAAACTCGATCGGATCTTCAATCGTCAAAATATGCTTGTTGTGATTGCGGTTAACATAGTCCACCATCGCAGCAAGTGTCGTCGACTTACCAGAGCCCGTTGGGCCAGTCACCAAGACGAGACCTTTCTCATAATTAGCAATTTTTTCGAACACTTGAGGGGCTTCTAGCTGCTCAAGTGTCGGTATAACCGTGGGTATGGTACGAAATACCGCTGAGCAGCCACGCGCCTGATTGAAGGCGTTAACACGAAAGCGCCCCACATCAGGTAGCTCAAAAGAGAAGTCTACCTCTAACCTTTCTTCGAACTCGCTGCGCTGTGCATCATTCATAATCTCAAACACCAAACGGTGTACATCTGCATGGCTAAAAGCAGGAACACCCAGCTTTCTCACTTCTCCATCAATACGGACCATTGGCGGAACTCCAGCAGAAAGGTGTAGATCTGACGCATTATGCTTTACACTAAAATCCAGTAACTCAGCGATATCCATATAATTTCCTTGGTTTCATAGACTATGAGTAGTATTCAACAAAACATCGAACTTATCACTTCACAAATTAAAAGTGCAGAGCAAAAGTGTGGGCGTGCTCGTGACTCTGTGCAATTGCTGGCGGTAAGTAAAACAAAACCTAATCAGGCAATTCTAGAAGCTGCGCAAGCAGGCCATCAACTGTTCGGCGAAAACTATGTCCAAGAAGGGGTGGATAAAGTCCAGTTCTTCAACCAGAACCACCCTGAATTAGCGATTGAATGGCACTTTATCGGTCCTATTCAATCAAATAAAACACGCCATGTGGCAGAGCACTTTGCTTGGGTTCATACCATTGACCGCGCAAAGACCGCACAGCGCTTGAACGATCAGCGCCCAGAAGGTATGCCCCCTTTGCAAGTGCTATTGCAAGTCAACACCAGTGGCGAATCCTCAAAATCAGGCCTCGATGCAGAGCAAGTATTTGAGCTCGCTGAGTTGATTTCTCGCCTGCCAAACCTCAAATTAAGAGGATTGATGTCAATACCAGCCAATGTGACTGACTATGACTCACAACTGGCAGCCTTCACCGAGCTTGCAGCACTAAAAGACAAGCTCCACGCTTTGTATCCAAGTGTTGATACCCTCTCGATGGGAATGAGTGGGGATATGGAGGCAGCGATTGAAGCAGGTAGCACGATTGTTCGCATTGGCACTGCTATTTTTGGTGCGCGTGATTACGCAAATAAGAGCTAGAGAGAATAATGGAACACAAGAAAATTGCCTTTATTGGCGCAGGTAACATGGCTCGCTCCATCATCGCAGGCCTTAAAGCTAGTGGATACCCAACACAGCTCATCACAGCAACGGCGCCCAGCCAATCGACTCGTGATGCATTAACAAGGGAGTTTGCGGTTAATACCACAACCGATAACGAGCAAGCAGCAAAGCAAGCTGAAGTGGTTGTCCTTGCGGTTAAGCCTCAGATGATGTCTCTGGTTGGCGAGGGCCTACGCGAAGTTGATTTCACCAACAAGCTGGTGATTTCGATTGCAGCTGGTATCAACTGTCAACGATTAGAAGAGATGTTAGGCAGTAAACTTACCCTGGTTCGTGTTATGCCAAACACCCCTTCTCTTGTTGGTGAAGGCATGAGTGGCCTATACGCTCCACAAACGGTATCACAGGAACAGCGCGACTTTGCCCACCAACTAATGCAAGCGGTTGGCGAAGTATGCTGGGTCGAACAAGAATCAGGAATCAACAATATCATTGCAGCAGCTGGGAGCTCACCTGCCTATTTCTTCCTCTTTATGGAAGCGATGCAGAAAGAGGCGATTGCTCAAGGCTTTACGCCAGAGACCGCGCGTTTACTTGTGCAGCAGTCAGCACTGGGGGCGGCCAAGCTTGTGGCGGCAAAACCGGAGCTAGAGCTCGCGACCCTGCGTGAACAAGTGACATCCAAAGGCGGTACTACCGCAGAAGCGCTGCGCACCTTTAACCAATCTCAGCTTTCAGATATTGTATCGAAAGCGATGCGTGCAGCCGTTGCTCGCGCAGAAGAAATGGAATCATTATTTTAAAACTCAACACTCTCTGCTGCTTTAGGACGAGACTGTTATTGCTGTAAGGGCTAACTATGAACTCAATGAGTTTTCTAATTTCTACACTCTTCGACCTTTATATCATGGTCGTTATTCTGCGCATTTGGTTACAAGCCACTCGTGCGGATTTCTACAATCCATTTTCACAATTTATCGTTAAAGCGACACAACCGGTCGTTGGTCCGCTGCGTCGAGTGATTCCATCCATTGGTAGCCTAGATTTAGCCACCCTAATCTTTGCCTATGTTCTTTGTGTCATCAAATTTGTCGCACTTGTTATGCTTGCCTCGAAAGGCGCGATGGCATTCAGCCTTGATTACCTTTACCTAGGATTCCTGTCTCTGGTCAAAGCAGCAGGTGGCCTACTGTTCTGGGTTCTACTATTGCGCGCCATTTTGAGCTGGGTAAGCCAAGGCCGTAGCCCTATCGAGTATGTTTTCCATCAACTGACTGAGCCAATGCTGGCTCCTATCCGTCGTATCATCCCGGCGATGGGTGGCTTTGATTTCAGTGTATTAGTGCTATTTATCGTCTTGCAGTTTGCCAACTTCTTAATGGGTGATTTAATCGGGCCAATCTGGTTCAGACTATAATGACGCAAGCGGCATGGCTTGATGGCGAAGACCTTCTTCTCCGGTTGTATATTCAGCCAAAAGCAAGCCGAGACGCCATTGTCGGGTTACATGGTGAAGAGTTAAAAATAGCTATCACCGCCCCACCCGTCGATGGCAAAGCGAATGCACATTTGACCAAATACCTTGCTAAACAGTGCAAGGTATCTAAAGGCTCAATCAGTATTGAGAAAGGTGAGTTAGGTCGGCACAAGCAAGTGCGAATTAGCTCTCCGAGCCAACTACCCAAAGAGATTAAAGCCATCCTATGATGGCTTTTTTCATATATAAATCCAATCAACGCTAATCTAGGAGAGATAAGATGAAACGCTGGATAGGACTCCTTCTCTGCGCACTATTTACCAGCTCAGCAGTGGCGGGGCAATTCAAGACCTTTAAAGACGTTGAAGTGCACTACGCTGCCTTTAACTCGACCTTCCTCACACCCAAAGTCGCTCGCAGCTATGACCTAAAACGCAATGGTTATTCCGCGATACTCAATATTAGTGTGTTGGACAACGCCTCTCTTGGAAAACCGGCTACCACGGCCAAACTATCAGGCAGCGCGAAGAATCTTATCGGGCACAGTAAAAATCTGACTTTTCGAGAAGTGAAAGAGGGAGATGCGATATACTATCTAGCAGAGTTCTCCATCAGCAATGAAGAGACACTCACGTTTACCATTGATGTAGACAGTGGCAATAAAGGCACTGGAAAGCTGACCTTTACCCAGAAATTTTATGTAGAAGAGTAGTTTGAGTAGATCATGAAAAAAATCGTATTAGCAACGGGCAACCAAGGTAAGGTTCGTGAAATGGCAGACCTTCTGTCTGACTTTGGTTTTGAGGTGCACTCACAAAATGAATTTAACGTCTCTGACGTGGCCGAAACTGGCACAACCTTCATTGAGAATGCGATTATTAAGGCGCGTCATGCCGCCAAAGAGACCGGTTTAGCTGCTATTGCCGATGACTCAGGTTTAGAGGTGGATTTCCTCAAAGGTGCACCGGGTATTTACTCGGCTCGCTACGCGGGTGAAGGTGCTTCAGACCAAGAGAACTTAGAAAAACTACTTGAAGCCATGAAAGGGGTACCAGAAGCTGAGCGTACTGCTCGCTTCCACTGTGTATTGGTTCTAATGAAGCATGAAAATGACCCGACACCCGTTGTTTGTCACGGTAAATGGGAAGGTCGAATTCTAGAGCAAGCTGAGGGTGAAAATGGCTTTGGCTATGACCCTATTTTCTTTGTTCCTGAAGACAACTGCTCGTCTGCTCTGCTTGAACCAGCACGTAAAAAGCAGTTATCACACCGCGGAAAGGCACTGAAAGCCCTGTTTGCTGAACTGTCAAAGTAACTTACTTATGACTCAACTCATTCCACCAGCACTCAGCCTATATGTACACATCCCATGGTGTGTACAAAAGTGCCCCTATTGTGATTTCAACTCACATGCCCAAAAAGCCGATATTCCAGAGCAAGAGTACATTCAAGCTCTACTGGAAGACTTAGACACCGATATTGATAAGTATGCCCTACATGCAACGCCAAGGCCCTTACATTCGATCTTTATCGGTGGCGGCACGCCGAGCCTGATTTCACCCCAAGGTATCCAATCTTTACTCCAGGGAATCGAAAAACGCATCCCGTTTAAATCGGATATC
Protein-coding sequences here:
- a CDS encoding PilT/PilU family type 4a pilus ATPase, translated to MNIDTFLQGMLENKASDLYITVGAPVLFRVDGELKAQGEKLSEQDVLALLESMMDESRRSDYHQQREANFAIVRDIGRFRVSAFYQRELPGAVIRRIETNIPTFDELKLPEVLQDLSIAKRGLVLVVGATGSGKSTTMAAMTGYRNSHRTGHILTVEDPIEFVHEHKRCIVTQREVGLDTESFEVALKNSLRQAPDMILIGEIRSRETMEYAMTFAETGHLCMATLHANNANQALERILHLIPKEQREQFLFDLSMNLKGVIGQQLIRDKNGQGRHGVFEVLLNSPRVSDLIRRGDLHELKATMARSKEVGMQTFDQALYQLVVEDKINEEDALHSADSPNDLRLMLKTQRGEGFSGGALSNVKIDME
- a CDS encoding type IV pilus twitching motility protein PilT, whose protein sequence is MDIAELLDFSVKHNASDLHLSAGVPPMVRIDGEVRKLGVPAFSHADVHRLVFEIMNDAQRSEFEERLEVDFSFELPDVGRFRVNAFNQARGCSAVFRTIPTVIPTLEQLEAPQVFEKIANYEKGLVLVTGPTGSGKSTTLAAMVDYVNRNHNKHILTIEDPIEFVHTNNKCLINQREVHRDTHSFKNALRSALREDPDVILVGELRDQETISLALTAAETGHLVFGTLHTSSAAKTIDRIIDVFPGSDKDMVRSMLSESLRAVIAQKLLKRVGGGRVACHEIMMATPAIRNLIREDKVAQMYSIIQTGAAHGMQTMEQNSKQLLAQGVVDPDEVARKIETDSAPIF
- a CDS encoding YggS family pyridoxal phosphate-dependent enzyme; this translates as MSSIQQNIELITSQIKSAEQKCGRARDSVQLLAVSKTKPNQAILEAAQAGHQLFGENYVQEGVDKVQFFNQNHPELAIEWHFIGPIQSNKTRHVAEHFAWVHTIDRAKTAQRLNDQRPEGMPPLQVLLQVNTSGESSKSGLDAEQVFELAELISRLPNLKLRGLMSIPANVTDYDSQLAAFTELAALKDKLHALYPSVDTLSMGMSGDMEAAIEAGSTIVRIGTAIFGARDYANKS
- the proC gene encoding pyrroline-5-carboxylate reductase, translating into MEHKKIAFIGAGNMARSIIAGLKASGYPTQLITATAPSQSTRDALTREFAVNTTTDNEQAAKQAEVVVLAVKPQMMSLVGEGLREVDFTNKLVISIAAGINCQRLEEMLGSKLTLVRVMPNTPSLVGEGMSGLYAPQTVSQEQRDFAHQLMQAVGEVCWVEQESGINNIIAAAGSSPAYFFLFMEAMQKEAIAQGFTPETARLLVQQSALGAAKLVAAKPELELATLREQVTSKGGTTAEALRTFNQSQLSDIVSKAMRAAVARAEEMESLF
- a CDS encoding YggT family protein, which produces MNSMSFLISTLFDLYIMVVILRIWLQATRADFYNPFSQFIVKATQPVVGPLRRVIPSIGSLDLATLIFAYVLCVIKFVALVMLASKGAMAFSLDYLYLGFLSLVKAAGGLLFWVLLLRAILSWVSQGRSPIEYVFHQLTEPMLAPIRRIIPAMGGFDFSVLVLFIVLQFANFLMGDLIGPIWFRL
- the yggU gene encoding DUF167 family protein YggU, which translates into the protein MTQAAWLDGEDLLLRLYIQPKASRDAIVGLHGEELKIAITAPPVDGKANAHLTKYLAKQCKVSKGSISIEKGELGRHKQVRISSPSQLPKEIKAIL
- a CDS encoding DUF4426 domain-containing protein, yielding MKRWIGLLLCALFTSSAVAGQFKTFKDVEVHYAAFNSTFLTPKVARSYDLKRNGYSAILNISVLDNASLGKPATTAKLSGSAKNLIGHSKNLTFREVKEGDAIYYLAEFSISNEETLTFTIDVDSGNKGTGKLTFTQKFYVEE
- a CDS encoding XTP/dITP diphosphatase codes for the protein MKKIVLATGNQGKVREMADLLSDFGFEVHSQNEFNVSDVAETGTTFIENAIIKARHAAKETGLAAIADDSGLEVDFLKGAPGIYSARYAGEGASDQENLEKLLEAMKGVPEAERTARFHCVLVLMKHENDPTPVVCHGKWEGRILEQAEGENGFGYDPIFFVPEDNCSSALLEPARKKQLSHRGKALKALFAELSK